The region TACCTCGGCCCTCCTCTCTCGGTCAGCTAGCAATCCCTGTCAAGCCCCACGACCACGTAACTCATTGCATACAGACAGGAAATCCGCCGCCGATTAATCCCTCCTGACTCTCTACAATTAAAGAGGTGCAGAAGTATCAGGCAGCGGTCATAGGCGTTCACCGACCGAAGTCCGGACCTAAGTCTAATTTCTGGAAGACTTTGCGCAAAAAGGGGAGAGGTAGGCGCAATTCGATCGCTACAATCGCCCCCCGCCTGAACCACAGAAGACGTGCATGACCAACGAACCGAACCGCAGGGAATTCATCGCCGCTCTTTGCATGGGAACCGCCTCTCATGCCGTCCACCCGTTTCTGAAGAACGCGCCTCAATCGGACGCCGTCAAGCCGATCAAGGGAAGCTGGTTTGAGTTCCAGCACCACGCCACCGTCGAAGGCGTCGACTGGAACCCCGCCCTCGTCCAGTTCACCGCCGAACAGTGGGACGCGAAGGTGAAAGAATTCGCCGAGATCGGAATCGAGTACCTCGTCCTCATGGCGACGGCCGTCTACTTCCGCTCCTTCTACGACACCACGATCTATCCCAAGTGGAAGCTCGCCTGCCCCGACCCACTCGAAGCAGTCCTCACCGCGGCCGACAAATACAAGGTCAAGTTCTTCGTCGGCGCCGGCTTCTACGGCAGCTGGCAGAAGAGCAACGTCATCACCGACCCCGTAGCCTCCAAAAAGCGCCTTCAATCTCTCGGAGAGCTCGCAACGCGCTACGGTCATCATCCCAGCTTCTACGGCTGGTACTGGCCCGACGAGGCCGAGATCAACCCGCACTACAAGCCGGAGTTCATGACCTACGTGAACACCCTCAGCCACGAGGCCCGGCAGCTCAAGCCTATCGCCCCCATCCTGATCGCCCCCTACGGCACCCGTCTCGCAAAACCGGACGACGAGTACGTCCGCCAGCTCGACGCGATGGACGTAGATATCGTCGCCTACCAGGATGAGGTCGGCGTCCGCAAATCGAAGACGACCGAGACAGGAGCCTTCTTCGAAGGCCTGAAGAGGGCGCACGACCGCTCAAAGAAGGCAAAGATCTGGGCCGACGTCGAGATCTTCGAGTTCGAAGGTTCCGACTACGACAGCGCCCTGGTTCCCGCCAGCTTCGACCGCGTTCAACGTCAGCTGGCAGCTGTCTCCCCGTTCGTGGAAAACATCCTCGTTTATCAATGCATGGGCCTGATGAACAAGCCCGGCTCCGCTGCGATGGCAGGAAACCCGCAGTCCGTGGAGCTGTACTCCAGCTACGTCAACTGGCTCAAGAGCCGCGGCTGAAGAAAAAGCCCGGAGCGGTCCACTTGCCGC is a window of Edaphobacter sp. 12200R-103 DNA encoding:
- a CDS encoding DUF4434 domain-containing protein, giving the protein MTNEPNRREFIAALCMGTASHAVHPFLKNAPQSDAVKPIKGSWFEFQHHATVEGVDWNPALVQFTAEQWDAKVKEFAEIGIEYLVLMATAVYFRSFYDTTIYPKWKLACPDPLEAVLTAADKYKVKFFVGAGFYGSWQKSNVITDPVASKKRLQSLGELATRYGHHPSFYGWYWPDEAEINPHYKPEFMTYVNTLSHEARQLKPIAPILIAPYGTRLAKPDDEYVRQLDAMDVDIVAYQDEVGVRKSKTTETGAFFEGLKRAHDRSKKAKIWADVEIFEFEGSDYDSALVPASFDRVQRQLAAVSPFVENILVYQCMGLMNKPGSAAMAGNPQSVELYSSYVNWLKSRG